The following proteins are encoded in a genomic region of Musa acuminata AAA Group cultivar baxijiao chromosome BXJ2-11, Cavendish_Baxijiao_AAA, whole genome shotgun sequence:
- the LOC135626472 gene encoding protein GLUTAMINE DUMPER 3-like, whose product MRPGVGLNTSRGAAAKSPSGAASSVPHSAWHSPVPYLFGGLAAMMGLIAFALLILACSYWKFSGYLDSVEDADNREADGEASCGPGDAAKPPLLFEEGIVVIMAGDCMPTFLATPIASCAATVAAKSDDSSNAAAHGGVISPQVTAPESCSN is encoded by the coding sequence ATGAGGCCAGGAGTCGGGTTGAACACAAGCCGCGGCGCCGCTGCTAAGTCGCCGTCGGGCGCGGCATCGAGCGTGCCGCACTCGGCATGGCACTCGCCGGTTCCATACCTCTTCGGCGGGCTGGCGGCGATGATGGGCCTTATCGCCTTCGCCCTTCTCATCCTCGCCTGCTCCTACTGGAAGTTCTCCGGGTACCTCGACTCAGTCGAAGACGCCGACAACCGCGAAGCTGACGGAGAGGCCTCGTGCGGCCCGGGCGACGCCGCCAAGCCCCCGCTCCTCTTCGAGGAGGGCATCGTCGTCATCATGGCCGGCGACTGCATGCCCACGTTCCTCGCCACCCCCATCGCCAGCTGCGCCGCGACCGTCGCGGCCAAAAGCGACGACTCCAGTAACGCCGCGGCGCATGGTGGGGTTATCTCACCGCAGGTGACGGCACCCGAATCCTGCAGCAACTAA
- the LOC103970691 gene encoding uncharacterized protein LOC103970691 has product MASTKVQRIMTQPINLIFRFLQSKARIQIWLFEQKDLRIEGRIIGFDEYMNLVLEEAEELNVKKKTRKPLGRILLKGDNITLMMSTGK; this is encoded by the exons ATGGCGTCGACCAAAGTCCAACGGATTATGACCCAACCGATC AATCTAATTTTCAGGTTCCTCCAAAGC aaagcTCGCATTCAGATATGGCTCTTTGAGCAGAAGGATTTGAGGATCGAGGGGCGTATTATT GGTTTTGATGAATACATGAATTTGGTCCTGGAAGAAGCTGAGGAACTAAATGTGAAGAAGAAAACCAGAAAGCCATTGG GGAGGATTCTGTTGAAAGGAGACAACATAACGCTGATGATGAGCAC GGGTAAATGA